GATGGGCCTACCTAGATATCGTCTCAGGGAAAAAGTTGTAAGTTTGCATTCTTATCAGTACCTAATATAACACATGAGGCTTATTATCTACTTATcttatacaatatataatgtatattcATACTTACACAATATGCTGATGACTGTAGTCCCCAAAGgtgtagtcagaggtgactcgaaagcgagccacccgcttttcgctgaaTATTTGTACTAAATAGCCGTCTTTGAATGACTACAATGTACTTAGGGTACACAATCTAGACATATTATACAGGATTCCTCACAGTGTTTTCCTTCGCCATAAGATTATACATTGTATtgaaattcaaagaactcattggtacttacctacctatacctattgGATTTGAACCCACATCTCTGGTGTGAGAAGTGGGCGCTTACCGGATTGAGCTACCATCACTCCTTATCTTTTAGGTATATCAGTAAGATACATTTCATACTGGTTTTGGTGTTAGTGTCACATGTCCCCggggtgaaaggattagccagtcagataatATGTTGtcactgactgcccagggtgttCTAGATGGCAtggatacatttatttaacattcaGTTGGTACATCACCCTTGGATACAATCAATTTTTATGTGTAATACTTATGTCTAACATGATTGAAAATTTCAGGTGTGTTTGAAGCATTTTGAACCCAAAAGTTTCACAAGAGGAAGGAGGCACTACATGGctgtaccatctttatttacagCTGAGGAAATTTCATCTGGCAAGccaaaatatgaaagtaagtagtagtaacctacttactaatataGAGTCAATTAGAGtgaaattgtttagttaaaataataaaatgactCACAGCATCAGTCTgccaacattaaaaaaaaactcaagtTTTGGTTAATGTAATAGTTGCCCATATGCCACTCACTTTCAAGGAGCTCCTCATTCATCACTTCCTATGATTCTTCCTTCATTATCATACCCTACTTGTAAAAATTTCAGGCTTGAGGGTGTCACATACTACATTTACCAGTATTTCTTTATAGAGCATACCACCAATGCAGTTGTAGATTTTATAAACTATGTTGAATCTTGTTTCCTATtgaatgattattataattatcattgttttacattttattttatagatttcCACTCCATGCATGCTAAATGGGATCACGattatgcaaagaaaatacctcTCAATGCACCTCTGGAAACTACCAAAAGACATCTGTCAGGATCAGAACGTATGTACTCGTAACAtactatttattacttacattatacctaattattatctaaGACATACCCTAtcttaatttgaatttttgttaagtaattGTTTATATTACAGTGGAAGACATTATAAAAGTGTTAAATACAGTGAACCTTGAGCATTCATATGCACTGCCAcccaataaaaaaaagaagttTAATACTGGTACTTcactttaattataattacctagtagttgttattttattgtgtgtatgtatatatttctAGTATAATCCATTTGTCCTTACTTGGCActaaaggtaaacaatcttagtgtgtctttttattagaatttatttaaaaattaggttttaaaatgaaacataACAAACAATGGAATACTTACTAGCAAAAATGATTAATTTCGTATTtaaccatttattttaatgtagagtacttgtttaataatattttgattaaaagaCACAATCAAAGTATGGTGCAATCCGTGCAATCGaatgtattattgtatgaTAGTTATTGTAGTAAGCAGTGCATACAGTAGTGTAGTATTATAGTTAGTATGACCATTACCGCCCTAAGGCATGCGCGCGGCGAGACGGTAGGAGAAATCGGCTACTTCGTCTGGCACGCTCGTGGCGGCCCCGCCCCGCACATCCCCCGCAGTGCACAGCGGTAATGGTCACACTATAATAGTAgcaagtataatataaagtatatgCACTGAAAGAAAACTAAAGTACCTTAGAAAGTTTTAGAAacctgttttttaatctcggATACTAAGTTCAGGTGAAATATCGTTCGTTCGGTGACATATCGGCAGGACAATCggctgttgatgaaccgttcagaatttGAATCATTGATGAACCGACAAATCAGTATCcgagattttaaaaaaaatattagttgtAGCAATAGTTTTTAGCAAAAGACTTATGTTAGATAgaacaaacctattattttgatgacattttagaaaaaacctattattataatcttaattaaaaaaaactatttctaaTTTTAGATGGTAACGACACTAATGGCTCGTGTGGTTCTAACTCGCAGAGAGAGttagataattttaacatATCCGCAGCAACAGACAGTAAGTAGttcattacattttttttttaggtattgCCAATTTCATATTTGATAATTAAACTATTGATTCAACTCAACTGCAACTATTCTAGGTTTTGCCCAAGAGCTTTGTTTCGAAAATcctacattaaaatttggaattCGACATTCTACTTCTGTCGAATTGAACAATTTATTTCTTCCCAAAAGAGAGATTTAACTCTATTACTTCTGAAAATCActgttttcagtttcaggaACCATTCCTGATGATATTACGACCGCAGAATGTACTGTTCGTATTCCGGAAGTCATATCTCCTAGCTGTTCAAGAAGGTCCAATGTGACATTAGGTAAGCCTACGACGTAGAgtgatttaagtttttatgcactttttatcccagaagcGAAGCTGGCGGAGAAGTtagtgtattatatttatttattagaaaaaaacactcCCCAATTTAATCAAAAATACTCTTTCAATTTAAGGTccaggtagggtatcgttttttttttaagctataaATCCGCCTATTATTAGTTCTTAGTTCGAATAATACTATCtaaaggtatttattattttaagtaaaatactaaaatattttattttctactttTCAGAAACCAAGACGGCAAGGAAAAGACTTATAAAAAGTGTACAACAATTAACCCCCAGATGCAAGAAAATGTACCAAAAATGCTCGACTATACTGAAATCCCGTCGCCGTATAGTTCAGTCATACCAGGAGCGAATAGAAAAAGCTGAAAAACTAAATCAGAACAAATCTTTTTCTGAGCTTGTAGAGAAACTGACTCCTCAAGCCAAGACATTCCTTAAAATGCAGGTCACGCTCGCCAATAAACACATAAAAAGACGGAGGTTCACAACTGAACAGAAACTCTTGGCTCTATCACTCCAAAAGCAAAGTCCGAAAGGATATAAATTGCTGCACAAGATATTTATCTTGCCTAGCAGGCGCACTCTAAGAAAATTTACTCATCATATTTCTCTTGCACCGGGAATAAATGAAAACATATTTACACAACTAAAGGAGTCAGTTCGGAATTGGGATGACAAAAAAAAGTGCTGTTCCATTGTGTTTGATGAAGTGGCGTTGACACCTCATTTGACATTCTTAGAATCTGAAGATCGCATTGACGGTTTTGTGAATTTTGGTGCCGAAGTGGAAAGGAAACTATGCGATCATGCCCTTGTTTTTATGGTTCGAGGTATATGCACTTCATGGAGACAGCCCATAGcttattatttatgtgaagGAACAACTCCAACTATTAAGttgaaaaacattttaaaggtacttacgtatttattttgaagtttaatctttagtatttttaattaaattaaattttaatttaattaaatgacaTCAAggttaaattaacatttaaggTAGTTTCTCTCCAACCCGTTCAATCTTTCCGCCctgttaaaattatgtattgtaaCAATCAGGGATATGAAGATACAACTTTAAgttgtaatatttaaaaacattactgccatttataaataaatatgtttccaATATTGCAGGAAGTAGTAACTGCTGTCTCTCAAACGGGACTTCTTCCAAAAGCGCTAGTATGCGACCAAGGGTCGACGTTTCAATCCTGCATGAACAGTATGCGAGCAGATACTCGCAGATGTCAATTGCTCCGTAATGATCCCCCAAGTAAGTACCTGGAATTCCTAACTGTCCAAAATATGACTATACACAGGTGTCTTACGGCCTCGATGCCACATGAAGGGTGTACAATATCTAGCAAGAATATAGATGTAGGGTACTAACTCGCGATAACCTCTCTTATTCCATAATTGTTAATATTGAGAGTGAGCGACAACTCTGTTTTAAAGTGGGATTTTGAAACTTTGCTGTAgtagttagtgaccctgattgCTATCCCGAAGGTCCTAAGTTCGATTACAGACCGGGCCggtaatttgttttaatgtcAGATACTCTGGTCTTGGGAGTTAATATGTACCCATGTATCTgtttagatatatcagctgttcgaTACCTATATTACAGTCTCTCCCTAGTTTAGATGAAtggctgtgtgtgagatgttccTACActttaactataaaaaatcctatgtCTTTTTCAGATAACAAAGTGGAGATTGATGGTCATGCGCTGAACATAATTTTCGACCCTCCGCACCTCATTAAAGGGATACggaataactttttaaacaaagatatGATGTTTAAAGGAAATATAGCTAGATGGAGTGACATTGTCGAAGTGTACAAAAATGACTGCCACGTAGGAGAAATTAGAATGCTTCATAAATTAACAGATGAACATGTCATCCCAGATAAAATAAGGAAAATGAAAGTTAAAAACTGTACACAAGTCCTCAGCGAGCGAACCGCTGCAATGCTCTTGTTTACATCCAATTATGGTTTGTATATTTTCGTTTATTAAACTACTAAAGACTTGTTATTTTCATCACGTCGATCAAATATCTGCAATAAAAAGTGTTGTTGTCTACTATAGgctatttttcaaatattattcTAGTGCTAAATGGTTATTATTAGTGTAAGATAATAGGCAGATCATTAAACCTAGTCAGAGAAGGCCTttgggcagcttgaaaacatctggttgcccacttaccctgtaactctctcagcacaattaccaacccgcactaggccagcgtggtgcattaggcctaaacccttccttcattggaatgAGACCCGTGCCGGAGATGACGACCTGATGCGCATTGGTTTCTAACTTTTGACCGCTGTGCCAAGGGTTCTGAGTTCGACCGGCAGGggtacatatttgtttaaaaaatcattttataattaatgttaaGTAATTTCTCTAACGCGCCCGCCAAGCGTATGGACCACGAAAATTGGGTTATTTTCGGGGAGGCCCTAATTTCACTGTATGAAGATCAGGTATCATTATATGCACCTCGGTAGTGCTGTGATGGATGCTTTAGAGGGCAtaatgtcatcatcatcgtcagctaatccactgctggacatagacctctcccaaggagcgccaaaACACTCTGTCCCCGGCCTTCcgcatccagccactaccggctacccgcctaaggtcgtcggtccagctggtaggagggcgtcccacgctgcatTTGCCTGTTcctggtctccactcgagaactcgtatACCCTaacggttatcggtttttcggcagatatgaccagcagACTTCAGATTGCATATTTGACAGCTAtatcggtaaccttagtcctctaacggataacctcatttctgatacgatccatcagagaaaccccaagcatagctgtCTCCATAGCACTCTGAGCTACTTTAGGAGCGCTATTAATATGTTACGATTAATAGCatactaattaaattatattttttccctcAGGCACGCATGCAGATGGTTCGTTGGTTAGTTCAACCATGAAGAATACTGCGGAAGCAGTCCTATTTTTTGATCGAGTATTTGACAGCGTGAACgggtaaatacctatataaatattaaaaatgctaTAGTaataagggcctgtttcacaatgtctggataatggcctGTCTTTTAACCTATCGgttaaaagacatgctgtcactgtctaaaaaataatgatagaGTGTGACAGCTTGTATTTTAaccgacaggtagccattatcagacattgtgaaacaggaaacatttaaaaacctaTATCGCTAAAACTATTATAGATATCGAAAATA
The sequence above is a segment of the Plutella xylostella chromosome 29, ilPluXylo3.1, whole genome shotgun sequence genome. Coding sequences within it:
- the LOC105382375 gene encoding uncharacterized protein LOC105382375 isoform X1 codes for the protein MIRIRKCVVDGCKSDVGSKTSRWPHDPRVSDVWLDTLKPYCSGLMGLPRYRLREKVVCLKHFEPKSFTRGRRHYMAVPSLFTAEEISSGKPKYENFHSMHAKWDHDYAKKIPLNAPLETTKRHLSGSELEDIIKVLNTVNLEHSYALPPNKKKKFNTDGNDTNGSCGSNSQRELDNFNISAATDISGTIPDDITTAECTVRIPEVISPSCSRRSNVTLETKTARKRLIKSVQQLTPRCKKMYQKCSTILKSRRRIVQSYQERIEKAEKLNQNKSFSELVEKLTPQAKTFLKMQVTLANKHIKRRRFTTEQKLLALSLQKQSPKGYKLLHKIFILPSRRTLRKFTHHISLAPGINENIFTQLKESVRNWDDKKKCCSIVFDEVALTPHLTFLESEDRIDGFVNFGAEVERKLCDHALVFMVRGICTSWRQPIAYYLCEGTTPTIKLKNILKEVVTAVSQTGLLPKALVCDQGSTFQSCMNSMRADTRRCQLLRNDPPNNKVEIDGHALNIIFDPPHLIKGIRNNFLNKDMMFKGNIARWSDIVEVYKNDCHVGEIRMLHKLTDEHVIPDKIRKMKVKNCTQVLSERTAAMLLFTSNYGTHADGSLVSSTMKNTAEAVLFFDRVFDSVNGSRGGSAPGKMRGPVKEINGECKHLDFWKESIRVLQDLYYVDTNVGDRKRVPSVKNWITTLESFINLWVELKDMGVSFFYTRNLNQDPLENFFGRIRALNYRNVNPDPYSFICSFKSLLVTDVLGPHSPNSNCEEDMGEAIFNKGLMFEVHGAPASLPVAGPSREPRASPSPSLLQQAREETQNVRSSAFTAGFVSRQLIKKIPCTDCRKTMLTTEITDVHDWVTQRERRLLKGRNLKYPNTKFIILFRKLVTCINQYLEYHSHQKSVVKYIKVEFLKSADVSWLGCSQHCRELLDMFVSLVCRVQIHNWCNCINKIMKGSFLGKMSSSSMTPMQEIAFKKYTTLRVKK
- the LOC105382375 gene encoding uncharacterized protein LOC105382375 isoform X3 — translated: MIRIRKCVVDGCKSDVGSKTSRWPHDPRVSDVWLDTLKPYCSGLMGLPRYRLREKVVCLKHFEPKSFTRGRRHYMAVPSLFTAEEISSGKPKYENFHSMHAKWDHDYAKKIPLNAPLETTKRHLSGSEHGNDTNGSCGSNSQRELDNFNISAATDISGTIPDDITTAECTVRIPEVISPSCSRRSNVTLETKTARKRLIKSVQQLTPRCKKMYQKCSTILKSRRRIVQSYQERIEKAEKLNQNKSFSELVEKLTPQAKTFLKMQVTLANKHIKRRRFTTEQKLLALSLQKQSPKGYKLLHKIFILPSRRTLRKFTHHISLAPGINENIFTQLKESVRNWDDKKKCCSIVFDEVALTPHLTFLESEDRIDGFVNFGAEVERKLCDHALVFMVRGICTSWRQPIAYYLCEGTTPTIKLKNILKEVVTAVSQTGLLPKALVCDQGSTFQSCMNSMRADTRRCQLLRNDPPNNKVEIDGHALNIIFDPPHLIKGIRNNFLNKDMMFKGNIARWSDIVEVYKNDCHVGEIRMLHKLTDEHVIPDKIRKMKVKNCTQVLSERTAAMLLFTSNYGTHADGSLVSSTMKNTAEAVLFFDRVFDSVNGSRGGSAPGKMRGPVKEINGECKHLDFWKESIRVLQDLYYVDTNVGDRKRVPSVKNWITTLESFINLWVELKDMGVSFFYTRNLNQDPLENFFGRIRALNYRNVNPDPYSFICSFKSLLVTDVLGPHSPNSNCEEDMGEAIFNKGLMFEVHGAPASLPVAGPSREPRASPSPSLLQQAREETQNVRSSAFTAGFVSRQLIKKIPCTDCRKTMLTTEITDVHDWVTQRERRLLKGRNLKYPNTKFIILFRKLVTCINQYLEYHSHQKSVVKYIKVEFLKSADVSWLGCSQHCRELLDMFVSLVCRVQIHNWCNCINKIMKGSFLGKMSSSSMTPMQEIAFKKYTTLRVKK
- the LOC105382375 gene encoding uncharacterized protein LOC105382375 isoform X2, yielding MIRIRKCVVDGCKSDVGSKTSRWPHDPRVSDVWLDTLKPYCSGLMGLPRYRLREKVVCLKHFEPKSFTRGRRHYMAVPSLFTAEEISSGKPKYENFHSMHAKWDHDYAKKIPLNAPLETTKRHLSGSELEDIIKVLNTVNLEHSYALPPNKKKKFNTDGNDTNGSCGSNSQRELDNFNISAATDRTIPDDITTAECTVRIPEVISPSCSRRSNVTLETKTARKRLIKSVQQLTPRCKKMYQKCSTILKSRRRIVQSYQERIEKAEKLNQNKSFSELVEKLTPQAKTFLKMQVTLANKHIKRRRFTTEQKLLALSLQKQSPKGYKLLHKIFILPSRRTLRKFTHHISLAPGINENIFTQLKESVRNWDDKKKCCSIVFDEVALTPHLTFLESEDRIDGFVNFGAEVERKLCDHALVFMVRGICTSWRQPIAYYLCEGTTPTIKLKNILKEVVTAVSQTGLLPKALVCDQGSTFQSCMNSMRADTRRCQLLRNDPPNNKVEIDGHALNIIFDPPHLIKGIRNNFLNKDMMFKGNIARWSDIVEVYKNDCHVGEIRMLHKLTDEHVIPDKIRKMKVKNCTQVLSERTAAMLLFTSNYGTHADGSLVSSTMKNTAEAVLFFDRVFDSVNGSRGGSAPGKMRGPVKEINGECKHLDFWKESIRVLQDLYYVDTNVGDRKRVPSVKNWITTLESFINLWVELKDMGVSFFYTRNLNQDPLENFFGRIRALNYRNVNPDPYSFICSFKSLLVTDVLGPHSPNSNCEEDMGEAIFNKGLMFEVHGAPASLPVAGPSREPRASPSPSLLQQAREETQNVRSSAFTAGFVSRQLIKKIPCTDCRKTMLTTEITDVHDWVTQRERRLLKGRNLKYPNTKFIILFRKLVTCINQYLEYHSHQKSVVKYIKVEFLKSADVSWLGCSQHCRELLDMFVSLVCRVQIHNWCNCINKIMKGSFLGKMSSSSMTPMQEIAFKKYTTLRVKK
- the LOC105382375 gene encoding uncharacterized protein LOC105382375 isoform X4, whose translation is MIRIRKCVVDGCKSDVGSKTSRWPHDPRVSDVWLDTLKPYCSGLMGLPRYRLREKVVCLKHFEPKSFTRGRRHYMAVPSLFTAEEISSGKPKYENFHSMHAKWDHDYAKKIPLNAPLETTKRHLSGSEHGNDTNGSCGSNSQRELDNFNISAATDRTIPDDITTAECTVRIPEVISPSCSRRSNVTLETKTARKRLIKSVQQLTPRCKKMYQKCSTILKSRRRIVQSYQERIEKAEKLNQNKSFSELVEKLTPQAKTFLKMQVTLANKHIKRRRFTTEQKLLALSLQKQSPKGYKLLHKIFILPSRRTLRKFTHHISLAPGINENIFTQLKESVRNWDDKKKCCSIVFDEVALTPHLTFLESEDRIDGFVNFGAEVERKLCDHALVFMVRGICTSWRQPIAYYLCEGTTPTIKLKNILKEVVTAVSQTGLLPKALVCDQGSTFQSCMNSMRADTRRCQLLRNDPPNNKVEIDGHALNIIFDPPHLIKGIRNNFLNKDMMFKGNIARWSDIVEVYKNDCHVGEIRMLHKLTDEHVIPDKIRKMKVKNCTQVLSERTAAMLLFTSNYGTHADGSLVSSTMKNTAEAVLFFDRVFDSVNGSRGGSAPGKMRGPVKEINGECKHLDFWKESIRVLQDLYYVDTNVGDRKRVPSVKNWITTLESFINLWVELKDMGVSFFYTRNLNQDPLENFFGRIRALNYRNVNPDPYSFICSFKSLLVTDVLGPHSPNSNCEEDMGEAIFNKGLMFEVHGAPASLPVAGPSREPRASPSPSLLQQAREETQNVRSSAFTAGFVSRQLIKKIPCTDCRKTMLTTEITDVHDWVTQRERRLLKGRNLKYPNTKFIILFRKLVTCINQYLEYHSHQKSVVKYIKVEFLKSADVSWLGCSQHCRELLDMFVSLVCRVQIHNWCNCINKIMKGSFLGKMSSSSMTPMQEIAFKKYTTLRVKK